Proteins from a genomic interval of Rosa chinensis cultivar Old Blush chromosome 2, RchiOBHm-V2, whole genome shotgun sequence:
- the LOC112184710 gene encoding uncharacterized protein LOC112184710, which produces MAPEVCSLVDHHFVLEDGLKKEFRGNYEISRDVSLEWISRLLIERGDYPAVPINFEYPCGLVTGWPQWVDHELKDEATRIRLSEAAVLSSVFISAHCDINRDVESLRHVVRRWNPHTHTFVCEWGKFTPTLEDVLNIMRLPITGSVNPLGFDFDSEKLQVLVEGASSVKGSKRRFSNWVKHFWGVTENGVFVPSKGFNSSYRLEAMLSLWLTKFVFIEFSYEYVEERLFPLAIAIAPGSRFPLGSMFLGHVYRLLDYIVVDELESVGRCGVTTLVSTTFLQVFIWERFKGLKMEPLTMSLSLELYNNDKEGSKQAQTKYLPPVLPLLCRWFKRRQDKTVFAPSMLDDVNNFIWQPFLQSSEFETFSFSGREEQCTTALGRVELYMTVCPNFIPSISEDKEDLDIFPVVYSPNRVMRQLGCLQDAPSPPPRSLNSKTTSFSHMERRCVLDFSGRIADFPSQLPGNAANANSSPAYSCYWRGVLCRFRLFVEAGSPRLELGPITSSRLASPKAVLTYAEKHNLTYIEVYSDGARKIVGYLKGFETKRVKGEEKKCDKKMGDKGDAREHNTQKPIRRFKPKVDFDKFMHTTQHGVKLMIPPSMPLQKNKEVKKKRSSTSRAGGTSHAKQVNATSFEVKKGVKREAGADFDVPLRRSNRVKSKSSPSPRGPPAYLELSEFDHEEGSQGGPTDSSKEDHTNLSKGASDHLPEAPPMISQDGDDQGAKTASLSLVIEDEGMSDGDKVVEDKGVSDGDKVVEDEGMSDSDKAFKNGSVSNDNQVDAGFEPLQHSPSESENNDQEQDHPSSVGKSNDGVGHDTAVHALVESDKHAPGIDKVTIIQT; this is translated from the exons ATGGCTCCTGAGGTGTGTAGTCTAGTCGATCATCATTTTGTGCTTGAGGATGGCCTTAAAAAAGAGTTTAGAGGCAATTATGAAATTTCCAGAGATGTCAGTCTTGAGTGGATTTCCAGGCTACTGATTGAGAGGGGGGATTATCCGGCAGTTCCCATAAACTTTGAGTATCCCTGTGGTTTAGTTACGGGGTGGCCACAATGGGTTGACCATGAGCTAAAAGATGAGGCCACGAGAATTAGACTTTCAGAGGCTGCTGTTCTTTCTTCTGTATTCATCTCTGCTCATTGTGATATCAACAGGGATGTGGAGTCTCTTCGTCATGTAGTTCGAAGATGGAATCCTCACACGCATACCTTTGTTTGCGAGTGGGGAAAGTTTACCCCTACTTTGGAGGATGTCTTGAACATTATGAGGCTTCCCATTACTGGTTCAGTCAACCCTCTTGGCTTTGATTTTGACTCAGAGAAGTTGCAGGTTCTTGTAGAAGGGGCCTCCAGTGTCAAAGGAAGTAAGCGCCGTTTCTCAAATTGGGTGAAGCATTTTTGGGGTGTTACTGAAAATGGGGTATTTGTCCCAAGTAAAGGCTTTAATTCTAGTTACCGTCTGGAAGCAATGCTATCCCTGTGGCTGACGAAATTTGTCTTCATTGAGTTCTCTTATGAGTATGTTGAAGAGCGCCTGTTTCCCTTGGCAATTGCAATAGCACCCGGCAGTAGGTTTCCTTTGGGATCAATGTTTCTTGGTCACGTCTATCGTCTGCTTGACTATATCGTTGTTGACGAATTGGAGAGCGTTGGTCGGTGTGGAGTTACTACATTGGTTTCTACCACCTTTCTGCAAGTATTTATCTGGGAACGGTTCAAAGGATTAAAGATGGAGCCCCTGACCATGAGTCTCTCTTTGGAATTGTACAACAACGACAAGGAAGGCAGCAAGCAAGCACAGACCAAATATTTGCCACCGGTACTCCCTCTGCTGTGTCGTTGGTTCAAAAGGAGACAAGATAAGACTGTGTTTGCTCCGAGCATGTTAGACGACGTGAATAATTTCATCTGGCAACCCTTTCTCCAATCTTCTGAGTTTGAGACTTTTTCGTTTTCTGGTAGAGAAGAGCAGTGTACTACAGCTCTAGGTCGGGTTGAGCTATACATGACTGTTTGCCCAAACTTTATCCCGTCCATCAGTGAGGATAAGGAAGACTTGGATATTTTCCCAGTTGTTTATTCTCCTAACAGAGTGATGCGACAACTTGGTTGCCTTCAGGACGCTCCCTCACCTCCACCTCGCTCTCTTAACTCTAAGACCACAAGCTTTTCTCATATGGAGCGTAGATGTGTGCTCGACTTCTCTGGCAGAATTGCGGACTTCCCATCTCAGTTACCAGGGAATGCCGCGAATGCTAACTCCTCCCCTGCCTATAGTTGTTATTGGAGGGGGGTGTTGTGCCGGTTCAGGCTTTTTGTGGAAGCCGGCAGTCCTCGGCTAGAGTTGGGGCCTATTACCAGCAGTAGGTTGGCTAGCCCCAAGGCTGTACTGACTTATGCTGAAAAGCATAACCTCACCTATATTGAAGTGTACAGCGATGGTGCTAGAAAGATTGTCGGCTATTTAAAGGGTTTTGAAACTAAGAGGGTAAAGGGAGAGGAAAAGAAGTGCGATAAGAAGATGGGTGATAAGGGTGATGCAAGGGAACACAACACTCAGAAGCCTATTCGGCGTTTCAAGCCCAAGGTGGATTTTGATAAGTTTATGCATACGACCCAACACggagtcaaattgatgattccCCCAAGCATGCCTCTTCAAAAGAACAAGGAGGTAAAGAAGAAAAGATCTTCAACATCCCGAGCAGGCGGTACTTCTCATGCAAAGCAAGTGAATGCTACCAGTTTTGAAGTGAAGAAAGGGGTGAAGAGAGAGGCCGGTGCAGATTTTGATGTCCCTCTTCGTCGAAGCAACCGTGTGAAGTCTAAGAGTTCTCCTTCTCCTCGTGGTCCTCCAGCTTATCTTGAGTTATCTGAATTTGATCACGAAGAGGGTTCTCAAGGGGGTCCAACCGATTCTTCAAAAGAGGATCATACTAATCTTTCAAAAGGGGCATCTGATCATCTGCCTGAAGCGCCTCCCATGATTAGCCAAGATGGTGACGATCag ggAGCTAAAACTGCTTCTCTTTCGTTGGTTATCGAAGATGAAGGCATGAGTGATGGCGATAAGGTTGTCGAAGATAAAGGCGTGAGTGATGGTGATAAGGTTGTCGAAGATGAAGGCATGAGTGATAGTGATAAG GCCTTTAAAAACGGTAGTGTGAGCAATGACAATCAA GTTGATGCGGGATTTGAGCCTTTGCAGCATAGTCCGAGTGAAAGTGAAAATAATGATCAG GAGCAGGATCATCCTTCAAGTGTTGGTAAGAGTAATGACGGGGTTGGTCATGACACGGCAGTACATGCCTTAGTTGAGTCTGATAAGCACGCTCCAGGAATTGATAAGGTGACTATCATTCAGACTTAA